Proteins from a genomic interval of Nocardioidaceae bacterium:
- a CDS encoding nitronate monooxygenase family protein encodes MTPPLSGLLVPVPTPGRRPCLEGAPVSLPDVLAGPLSVPVLASPLFIASGPGLVKAQCQAGVVGSFPALNARPAELLEEWLSDIEESNAAYARAHPDAYVAPFAVNQIVHRSNERLETDMAVIVEHEVPIVITSLGAREEVNEAVHSYGGIVLHDIINDRFARKAIEKGADGLIAVAAGAGGHAGTMSPFALVQEIRTWFDGPLMLSGAIAHGRSVLAALAAGADLAYVGSAFLATREANTVEGYKQMIVDSRADDIVYSNLFTGVHGNYLRGSIEAAGMDPDDLPTSDASAMDFGSGGTEAKAWKDVWGSGQGIGAVDAIGSVADLVGRLRREYAEAAGQLRTRLP; translated from the coding sequence ATGACACCGCCGCTGTCAGGCTTGCTCGTGCCCGTACCCACGCCGGGTCGGCGCCCCTGCCTCGAAGGAGCTCCCGTGTCCCTGCCCGACGTGCTCGCCGGACCGCTGTCCGTGCCCGTGCTCGCCTCGCCGCTCTTCATCGCCTCGGGCCCCGGCCTGGTCAAGGCCCAGTGCCAGGCCGGCGTCGTCGGGTCGTTCCCGGCGCTCAACGCCCGCCCCGCCGAGCTGCTGGAGGAGTGGCTGAGCGACATCGAGGAGTCGAACGCGGCGTACGCCCGGGCCCACCCGGACGCCTACGTCGCACCGTTCGCGGTGAACCAGATCGTCCACCGCTCCAACGAGCGTCTCGAGACCGACATGGCCGTCATCGTCGAGCACGAGGTGCCGATCGTGATCACCTCGCTCGGGGCGCGTGAGGAGGTCAACGAGGCCGTGCACTCCTACGGCGGCATCGTGCTGCACGACATCATCAACGACCGCTTCGCCCGCAAGGCGATCGAGAAGGGCGCCGACGGGCTGATCGCCGTGGCCGCCGGCGCCGGCGGCCACGCCGGGACGATGTCGCCGTTCGCGCTGGTGCAGGAGATCCGCACCTGGTTCGACGGACCGCTGATGCTCTCCGGCGCCATCGCCCACGGACGCTCGGTGCTCGCCGCACTCGCCGCGGGGGCCGACCTGGCGTACGTCGGCTCGGCGTTCCTCGCCACCCGGGAGGCCAACACCGTCGAGGGCTACAAGCAGATGATCGTGGACTCACGAGCCGACGACATCGTCTACTCCAACCTGTTCACCGGCGTGCACGGCAACTACCTGCGCGGCTCGATCGAGGCCGCCGGCATGGACCCCGACGACCTGCCCACCTCCGACGCCTCGGCGATGGACTTCGGCTCCGGCGGCACCGAGGCGAAGGCCTGGAAGGACGTGTGGGGCTCGGGCCAGGGCATCGGCGCGGTGGACGCGATCGGGTCGGTCGCCGATCTCGTCGGACGGCTGCGGCGGGAGTACGCGGAGGCGGCCGGGCAGCTGCGTACGCGCCTGCCCTGA
- a CDS encoding protein kinase, with product MDADDLDAALGANYRLERRAGSGAMGEVWVALDRRTDERVAAKLLRSEHTQDPALVARFVQERSILVGLRHPALVAVRDLVVEGDRIAIVMDHVDGGSLRDLLTESGPLTPADAVAAAVAVLQGLAAAHDADVLHRDVKPDNVLLSEPWREGRRHAAAAAGGVRLSDFGIARIVAERTTSHTGVLGTPEYLCPELIETEQCGPRGDVYAVGIMLYELLAGRTPFAGSGSAWAIAQRHVQRRPPRIPVDDDLWAVIERMLAKDPAARPTAADAAGDLESLRPRLLDAPALAVQGAPSDYETAAGPQTVVRPLARDSDSDDDDAAEEGLPEVAPVERIDLGDAESATMVRPLQRPAEEEPARRRRQPEEPQRSRVDKRLVALVAGGVALVAVATVGVLVLGGDDAPEGQQPGQPQTIVAGAGTASQVDTGLPTGLQVTRRATYDPESGVVDLTLTYTAETAPLQGPLLEVLPAAGGGEDACADVGAWTGADAVPNPASINDMQVDCGWEVQVEEISPDAPVEVTASIRLDGLAESEDPTALQTWLNTAAQRTTEAVTDPTFDSDAFAVQRVQGVEVVVAPDRVLTGSPLDITLFPVWPDEPGDEPLLVSPPSRGFSLDENAASTLTAIAGEEPRVRFSSNCGSALVPERDGLVVNAIQQSDSPTCTVGVDVGNFRFLESNPVTVTGRGS from the coding sequence GTGGACGCGGACGACCTCGACGCCGCGCTCGGCGCCAACTACCGGCTCGAGCGCAGGGCCGGCTCGGGAGCGATGGGCGAGGTGTGGGTGGCGCTGGACCGCCGCACCGACGAGCGGGTGGCCGCCAAGCTGCTGCGCAGCGAGCACACGCAGGACCCGGCGCTGGTCGCACGCTTCGTGCAGGAGCGATCCATCCTGGTCGGGCTGCGCCATCCGGCCCTCGTTGCCGTCCGTGACCTGGTCGTCGAGGGCGACCGCATCGCGATCGTCATGGACCACGTGGACGGCGGCTCCCTGCGCGACCTGCTGACCGAGTCCGGTCCGTTGACCCCCGCGGACGCTGTCGCGGCGGCGGTGGCCGTGCTGCAGGGACTCGCGGCGGCGCACGACGCCGACGTGCTGCACCGCGACGTGAAGCCCGACAACGTGCTGCTCAGCGAGCCCTGGCGCGAGGGACGCCGCCACGCGGCGGCGGCCGCGGGTGGCGTACGGCTCTCCGACTTCGGCATCGCCCGCATCGTGGCCGAACGCACCACCTCGCACACCGGCGTGCTGGGCACGCCGGAATACCTGTGCCCCGAGCTCATCGAGACCGAGCAGTGCGGCCCACGTGGTGACGTGTACGCCGTCGGCATCATGCTGTACGAGCTGCTGGCCGGCCGCACACCGTTCGCCGGGTCGGGCTCGGCCTGGGCCATCGCCCAGCGTCACGTGCAACGCCGGCCTCCGCGCATCCCCGTCGATGACGACCTGTGGGCCGTCATCGAGCGGATGCTCGCGAAGGACCCGGCCGCCCGACCGACCGCCGCCGACGCCGCCGGCGACCTGGAGTCGCTGCGTCCGAGGCTCCTCGACGCGCCGGCGCTCGCCGTCCAGGGCGCTCCCTCGGACTACGAGACCGCGGCCGGGCCGCAGACGGTCGTTCGCCCCCTGGCCCGCGACAGCGACAGCGACGACGACGACGCGGCCGAGGAGGGTCTGCCCGAGGTCGCACCCGTCGAACGGATCGACCTCGGTGACGCCGAGAGCGCCACGATGGTGCGGCCGTTGCAGCGCCCCGCCGAGGAGGAGCCGGCGCGGCGGCGCCGGCAGCCCGAGGAGCCGCAGCGCTCGCGCGTCGACAAGCGGCTGGTCGCCCTCGTCGCCGGTGGTGTCGCGCTCGTGGCGGTGGCGACGGTCGGGGTGCTGGTGCTCGGTGGTGACGACGCGCCCGAGGGGCAGCAGCCCGGGCAGCCGCAGACGATCGTCGCGGGCGCCGGGACGGCCAGCCAGGTCGACACCGGGCTCCCCACCGGGCTGCAGGTGACGCGTCGCGCCACGTACGACCCCGAGAGCGGAGTGGTCGACCTGACCCTCACCTACACCGCCGAGACCGCCCCGTTGCAGGGTCCGCTCCTGGAGGTGCTGCCCGCGGCTGGGGGTGGTGAGGACGCCTGCGCCGACGTGGGGGCGTGGACGGGTGCCGACGCCGTCCCGAACCCCGCGAGCATCAACGACATGCAGGTCGACTGCGGGTGGGAGGTGCAGGTCGAGGAGATCAGCCCGGACGCACCCGTCGAGGTCACCGCGAGCATCCGGCTGGACGGCCTCGCCGAGTCCGAGGACCCCACCGCCCTGCAGACCTGGCTCAACACCGCTGCCCAGCGCACCACCGAGGCCGTCACGGACCCGACCTTCGACTCCGACGCCTTCGCCGTGCAGCGCGTGCAGGGTGTCGAGGTCGTCGTCGCGCCCGACAGGGTGCTCACGGGCTCCCCGCTGGACATCACCCTCTTCCCGGTGTGGCCCGACGAGCCCGGTGACGAGCCCTTGCTCGTGAGCCCTCCGAGCAGGGGGTTCAGCCTTGACGAGAACGCCGCGTCGACGTTGACCGCCATCGCCGGGGAGGAGCCCCGGGTGCGGTTCAGCAGCAACTGCGGCTCGGCCCTGGTCCCCGAGCGTGACGGCCTGGTGGTCAATGCGATCCAGCAGTCCGACTCGCCCACGTGCACGGTCGGCGTCGACGTCGGCAACTTCCGGTTCCTGGAGAGCAACCCGGTCACCGTCACCGGGCGGGGCAGCTGA
- a CDS encoding FAD-dependent oxidoreductase: MPDRLVVVGASLAGLRACEAARKAGFEGEVVLVGAEQHLPYDRPPLSKEFLAPASEAAATTLRTAEDLAEKGVELRLGVRATALTPSTDADRPGGTVTLEDGSGSSEELAYDALVVATGAHVRTLPDVPELAGLHYLRTLDDARAIEAALVDGARVVVIGAGFIGSEIASAGVKRGLDVTVVEADETPLRRAVGEQMGVRLAAVHDDAGTRLLRATTVARVLADADGKRVAGVELADGTTLAADLVVVGIGAAPTTDWLDGSGIELDPRDGGVVCDEHLATSVPGVYAAGDVAAWHNPLLGERQRLEHWTSAAEQGGAAGRNAVAAMSGQEGTAYATVPYFWSDWYDHRIQMVGWPRGEEVALFVDTEHPARWTALYREGDRLRGALTLNGQGVIMKFRARLMKGGDWQDAVAFAEQKTGPQVGLDQAREDR, from the coding sequence GTGCCTGACCGTCTCGTCGTCGTCGGCGCCTCCCTGGCCGGTCTCCGCGCCTGCGAGGCGGCACGCAAGGCCGGCTTCGAGGGCGAGGTCGTGCTCGTCGGTGCCGAGCAGCACCTGCCGTACGACCGGCCGCCGCTGTCGAAGGAGTTCCTGGCACCGGCCTCGGAGGCGGCCGCGACCACCCTGCGCACCGCCGAGGACCTCGCCGAGAAGGGCGTCGAGCTGAGGCTCGGCGTCCGCGCGACCGCGCTGACCCCGTCGACGGACGCCGACCGGCCCGGCGGGACGGTCACCCTCGAGGACGGTTCGGGCTCATCCGAGGAGTTGGCGTACGACGCCCTCGTCGTCGCCACCGGCGCCCACGTCCGCACGCTGCCCGACGTCCCTGAGCTCGCCGGACTGCACTACCTCCGCACCCTCGACGACGCCCGCGCGATCGAGGCGGCCCTGGTCGACGGCGCCCGCGTCGTGGTGATCGGGGCCGGCTTCATCGGCTCGGAGATCGCCTCCGCCGGGGTGAAGCGCGGTCTCGACGTCACCGTCGTCGAGGCCGACGAGACGCCCTTGCGGCGCGCGGTGGGCGAGCAGATGGGCGTACGCCTCGCCGCGGTCCACGACGACGCCGGCACCCGGCTGCTGCGGGCCACGACGGTGGCCCGGGTCCTCGCCGACGCCGACGGGAAGCGCGTCGCGGGCGTGGAGCTCGCCGACGGCACGACGCTCGCCGCCGACCTCGTCGTCGTCGGCATCGGCGCGGCCCCCACCACCGACTGGCTGGACGGCTCCGGCATCGAGCTCGACCCGCGCGACGGCGGCGTGGTCTGCGACGAGCACCTCGCGACCTCCGTCCCGGGTGTGTACGCGGCCGGCGACGTCGCCGCGTGGCACAACCCGCTGCTGGGGGAGCGGCAGCGTCTCGAGCACTGGACCAGTGCGGCGGAGCAGGGCGGTGCCGCCGGGCGCAACGCGGTCGCCGCCATGAGCGGGCAGGAGGGCACGGCGTACGCGACCGTCCCGTACTTCTGGTCCGACTGGTACGACCACCGCATCCAGATGGTCGGCTGGCCCCGTGGCGAGGAGGTCGCCCTCTTCGTCGACACCGAGCACCCGGCGCGCTGGACCGCCCTCTACCGCGAGGGGGACCGCCTCCGCGGTGCGCTGACGCTGAACGGGCAGGGTGTGATCATGAAGTTCCGCGCGCGTCTGATGAAGGGCGGCGACTGGCAGGACGCGGTCGCGTTCGCCGAGCAGAAGACGGGGCCGCAAGTCGGGCTCGACCAGGCACGGGAGGACCGATGA
- a CDS encoding FHA domain-containing protein codes for MRISTLFDGVRHEVDLVQHADAATLADLLESVTGSRPVDGSTLWVDDREVHGEDRIAELGLLEGCRLGQEPLPRPVTAEGWTLTVVGGLATGQVVELPTDRTVTVGRAPQADVTLDSASASWQHVTLRRESGGVRVRDAGSTNGTRVDGELLDPDQDGVLVAVDAVVVAGGAALRVRRSAGDLAAPRPAAGRRTTAAATVPFNRPPRDGAPPPPAGIEPPTRSEPTKPSRFSIATVIGPLLLAAAMVAVIGDPRFALLAALSPILGVGTWWEGKRRYKRDTEEERVRFEKALDDFEDELAAAASRERDRRRVEAPDPPECLRRAALPATTLWQRRPERDDFLVLHAGVGDVPWEPPIDRSGRASVKLEDEAAEIVARSRIGGAPVQVDLLDAGVVGIVGDREGALALARSLLCQATVHCGPADLAVGVFCDPGRSEDWDFAGWLPHTRQWGGQDGAQWLSAEKTGSERMLRSLLDTVDGLPSAQMLLVLDSEVLLEGRDAPARTLLGHGRGARGSSQRNPGTPVAGIVVAATEEQLPAACTVVVTVAQDAAATVEVPGDLVEVADVVLAGLDVESARRCAMDLAHFEDPELKVPGAGLPGMVRLNSVLGLDEPSVDAVLQRWDAATGVSTPVGVGESGEFEIDLVRDGPHGLVGGTTGSGKSEFLRSLVAGLALRTPPTELTFILIDFKGGAAFAACERLPHTIGTVSNLDAALADRAIRALEAEMRYRQELFAAAGEGVDNLDEYRRTNPAEPLPRLLLVIDEFAQLAKDYPDALASLVSVGAVGRTLGVHMILATQRPAGVVNDDILANTNLRVALRVQSKEDSVNVVDVPDASAISRTQQGRAYIKMGQDDIAPVQTALVTGQFSETETSAVEVADVVFGGVRRTASGPAKPDKDTPTDLDELIEVIRTAAQARGHVGPRPVWPPALGEQVPLAGLPGGPVANVAADGTFDGAEAERDADLVNQVPPRAVGRMSGRTLEIALADDPDRQRQIPVGWDTDRGNLLLLGIPGSGTTTTLATIALTAAAGLAPDELDLLVLDMGARDLAPLEALPHCTAYVASGAGAREQQVRFLKHVRAELDRRREAGGPHRPMLVLIDGLASLKDEYDDFEGIELMQGLYRAWAEGGPSQMWFAAATTRAKSVPSAIDEVTTQKWLFRLADAYDYGAAGIPKDKAPPAVAGRCVLAGSMLHAHVASPDRPLAEAVAAVAGAHPDATPKPPAVGTLPEHVDVAALEAAQLGEELWRIPAGVAESDLSTAWLESYAGEHVFIGGPPRAGKSTLLLAMRQAIEEGAKQAGREVTVWGVCGRRSPLREAGLARVAVGADELPELVAAARMEDGMLVLLVDDCEQLVDDSGVIQGLIDARGTSLRIVAAGRSGDLKSMYNHWSKAVRKWRCGVLLQPDVDYDGDLLGSPLPRKSPVRITTGRGWMYSSGRQVLVQSAHASDADLG; via the coding sequence GTGCGGATATCCACCCTCTTCGACGGCGTCCGCCACGAGGTGGACCTCGTGCAGCACGCGGACGCCGCGACGCTCGCCGACCTGCTGGAGTCGGTGACGGGGTCGCGTCCGGTCGACGGGTCGACGCTGTGGGTCGACGACCGCGAGGTGCACGGTGAGGACCGGATCGCCGAGCTGGGACTTCTCGAGGGCTGTCGCCTCGGCCAGGAGCCCCTGCCCCGACCTGTCACCGCCGAGGGGTGGACGCTGACCGTCGTCGGTGGGCTCGCGACCGGGCAGGTCGTCGAGCTCCCGACGGACCGCACGGTCACGGTCGGGCGCGCCCCGCAGGCCGACGTCACGCTCGACTCCGCATCGGCGTCCTGGCAGCACGTCACCCTGCGCCGGGAGTCGGGGGGCGTACGCGTCCGGGACGCCGGTTCCACCAACGGCACCCGGGTCGACGGGGAGCTGCTCGACCCCGACCAGGACGGTGTGCTCGTCGCCGTCGACGCCGTGGTCGTCGCCGGGGGTGCGGCGTTGCGCGTACGCCGCAGCGCGGGCGACCTCGCGGCGCCCCGTCCTGCTGCGGGGCGGCGTACGACCGCGGCCGCGACGGTGCCGTTCAACCGACCGCCACGCGACGGGGCGCCGCCCCCGCCCGCGGGCATCGAGCCGCCGACGCGCTCGGAGCCGACCAAGCCCAGTCGCTTCAGCATCGCCACGGTCATCGGTCCGCTGCTGCTGGCCGCGGCGATGGTCGCGGTCATCGGCGACCCGCGGTTCGCCCTGCTCGCCGCACTCAGCCCGATTCTCGGCGTGGGCACCTGGTGGGAGGGCAAGCGTCGCTACAAGCGCGACACCGAGGAGGAGCGCGTCCGCTTCGAGAAGGCACTCGACGACTTCGAGGACGAGCTCGCCGCCGCGGCCTCCCGCGAACGCGACCGGCGGCGGGTGGAGGCCCCCGACCCGCCGGAGTGCCTGCGTCGCGCAGCCCTGCCGGCCACGACCCTGTGGCAACGTCGGCCCGAACGTGACGACTTCCTGGTGCTGCACGCCGGTGTCGGCGACGTGCCGTGGGAGCCGCCGATCGACCGGTCGGGCCGCGCGTCGGTCAAGCTCGAGGACGAGGCCGCCGAGATCGTGGCCCGCAGCCGCATCGGCGGGGCACCCGTGCAGGTCGATCTGCTCGACGCCGGCGTCGTCGGCATCGTCGGTGATCGCGAGGGCGCGCTGGCGCTCGCACGCAGCCTGCTGTGCCAGGCGACCGTCCACTGCGGTCCCGCCGACCTCGCCGTCGGCGTGTTCTGCGACCCCGGTCGCAGCGAGGACTGGGACTTCGCCGGGTGGCTGCCGCACACCCGGCAGTGGGGCGGCCAGGACGGCGCGCAGTGGCTCTCGGCCGAGAAGACCGGCAGCGAGCGGATGCTGCGGTCCCTCCTCGACACCGTCGACGGGCTGCCCAGTGCCCAGATGCTGCTCGTGCTGGACTCCGAGGTGCTGCTCGAGGGACGTGACGCGCCGGCTCGTACGCTGCTCGGCCACGGACGTGGCGCGCGCGGGTCCTCCCAGCGCAACCCCGGCACGCCCGTCGCGGGCATCGTCGTCGCCGCCACCGAGGAGCAGCTGCCCGCCGCCTGCACCGTCGTGGTGACGGTGGCGCAGGACGCCGCCGCCACCGTGGAGGTGCCCGGTGACCTCGTGGAGGTCGCGGACGTGGTGCTCGCCGGCCTCGACGTGGAGTCCGCGCGCCGCTGCGCCATGGACCTGGCCCACTTCGAGGACCCGGAGCTGAAGGTGCCCGGCGCCGGCCTGCCCGGCATGGTGCGGCTGAACTCCGTGCTCGGCCTGGACGAACCGTCCGTCGACGCCGTGCTGCAACGGTGGGACGCCGCCACCGGCGTCAGCACCCCGGTCGGGGTGGGGGAGTCCGGCGAGTTCGAGATCGACCTGGTGCGCGACGGACCGCACGGCCTGGTCGGCGGCACCACGGGATCGGGCAAGTCCGAGTTCCTGCGCTCCCTGGTCGCGGGCCTGGCGCTGCGTACGCCCCCCACCGAGCTCACCTTCATCCTCATCGACTTCAAGGGCGGGGCGGCGTTCGCGGCGTGCGAGCGGCTGCCGCACACCATCGGCACGGTCTCCAACCTCGACGCGGCGCTGGCCGACCGTGCGATCCGGGCGCTCGAGGCGGAGATGCGCTACCGCCAGGAGCTGTTCGCCGCCGCGGGCGAGGGCGTGGACAACCTCGACGAGTACCGCCGCACCAACCCCGCCGAGCCGCTCCCGCGCCTGCTGCTGGTCATCGACGAGTTCGCCCAGCTCGCCAAGGACTACCCCGACGCCCTCGCCTCGCTGGTCAGCGTCGGTGCGGTCGGCCGCACCCTGGGTGTGCACATGATCCTCGCGACGCAACGGCCGGCCGGTGTCGTCAACGACGACATCCTCGCCAACACCAACCTGCGGGTGGCGCTGCGCGTGCAGTCCAAGGAGGACTCGGTCAACGTCGTCGACGTGCCCGACGCCTCGGCGATCAGCCGCACGCAGCAGGGGCGGGCGTACATCAAGATGGGTCAGGACGACATCGCCCCGGTGCAGACCGCGCTCGTCACCGGTCAGTTCAGCGAGACCGAGACGAGCGCCGTCGAGGTCGCCGACGTGGTGTTCGGGGGCGTACGCCGCACCGCGTCGGGCCCCGCGAAGCCCGACAAGGACACCCCGACCGACCTCGACGAGCTCATCGAGGTGATCCGGACGGCGGCCCAGGCGCGCGGGCACGTGGGCCCGCGGCCGGTGTGGCCGCCGGCGCTCGGGGAGCAGGTGCCGTTGGCCGGCCTGCCCGGCGGGCCGGTCGCAAACGTCGCTGCCGACGGCACCTTCGACGGGGCCGAGGCCGAGCGCGACGCCGACCTGGTCAACCAGGTGCCGCCGCGCGCGGTGGGACGCATGAGCGGTCGTACGCTCGAGATCGCCCTCGCCGACGACCCCGACCGGCAGCGGCAGATCCCGGTCGGCTGGGACACCGACCGCGGCAACCTGCTGCTGCTCGGCATCCCGGGGTCCGGCACCACCACCACGCTCGCCACCATCGCGCTGACCGCGGCGGCGGGCCTCGCCCCCGACGAGCTCGACCTGCTCGTGCTCGACATGGGCGCCCGCGACCTCGCGCCGCTGGAGGCGCTGCCGCACTGCACCGCGTACGTCGCCTCGGGCGCCGGGGCGCGTGAGCAGCAGGTGCGGTTCCTCAAGCACGTCCGCGCCGAGCTCGACCGGCGGCGCGAGGCCGGGGGCCCGCACCGCCCGATGCTGGTGCTGATCGACGGGCTCGCCTCGTTGAAGGACGAGTACGACGACTTCGAGGGCATCGAGCTCATGCAGGGTCTCTACCGGGCGTGGGCCGAGGGCGGTCCGTCGCAGATGTGGTTCGCGGCCGCCACCACCCGGGCGAAGTCGGTGCCCTCGGCGATCGACGAGGTCACCACCCAGAAGTGGCTCTTCCGCCTAGCCGACGCCTACGACTACGGCGCTGCCGGCATCCCGAAGGACAAGGCGCCGCCCGCCGTCGCGGGGCGGTGCGTCCTCGCGGGGTCGATGCTGCACGCGCACGTCGCCTCCCCGGACCGTCCGCTGGCCGAGGCCGTGGCGGCCGTCGCGGGTGCCCACCCCGACGCCACCCCCAAGCCGCCGGCGGTGGGGACGCTGCCGGAGCACGTCGACGTCGCTGCGCTCGAGGCGGCCCAGCTCGGCGAGGAGCTCTGGCGGATCCCGGCAGGTGTCGCTGAGAGCGACCTGTCGACGGCGTGGTTGGAGAGCTACGCCGGTGAGCACGTCTTCATCGGCGGGCCGCCCCGTGCGGGCAAGTCGACGCTGCTGCTCGCGATGCGGCAGGCGATCGAGGAGGGTGCGAAGCAGGCCGGACGTGAGGTGACCGTCTGGGGCGTGTGCGGCCGTCGGTCACCCCTGCGCGAGGCGGGCCTGGCTCGCGTGGCGGTCGGGGCCGATGAGCTGCCCGAGCTCGTCGCGGCCGCCCGCATGGAGGACGGGATGCTCGTGCTGCTGGTCGACGACTGCGAGCAGCTGGTCGACGACTCCGGGGTGATCCAGGGGCTCATCGACGCCCGCGGCACCTCGTTGCGCATCGTCGCCGCGGGTCGCTCGGGGGACTTGAAGTCGATGTACAACCACTGGTCCAAGGCCGTCCGCAAGTGGCGGTGCGGCGTGCTGCTGCAGCCCGACGTGGACTACGACGGCGACCTGCTCGGCAGCCCCCTGCCCCGCAAGTCACCGGTGCGGATCACCACCGGCCGGGGGTGGATGTACTCCTCGGGCCGGCAGGTGCTCGTGCAGTCCGCCCACGCCTCCGACGCCGACCTCGGCTGA
- a CDS encoding nuclear transport factor 2 family protein, with protein MPAPVRAWHAFAAHPDPAALQAMLAPDVVFRSPAVHHPQDGPRLTFAYLWAAVQVLGPTLTYHEEWYSESSAVLEFTARLGEGEATRDVQGIDMIRWNAEGLITEFTVMARPLRGLEALIAQMAEALRIMSEQAGEQSGEQGTERG; from the coding sequence ATGCCTGCACCCGTCCGCGCCTGGCACGCCTTCGCCGCGCACCCGGATCCCGCGGCGCTGCAGGCGATGCTCGCACCCGACGTGGTCTTCCGGAGCCCGGCGGTGCACCACCCGCAGGACGGGCCGCGGCTGACCTTCGCCTACCTCTGGGCAGCGGTGCAGGTGCTCGGACCGACGCTGACCTACCACGAGGAGTGGTACTCCGAGTCCTCCGCGGTCCTCGAGTTCACCGCCCGGCTCGGCGAGGGCGAGGCCACCCGGGACGTGCAGGGCATCGACATGATCCGTTGGAACGCCGAGGGTCTCATCACCGAGTTCACCGTGATGGCGAGGCCGTTGCGCGGACTCGAAGCCTTGATCGCGCAGATGGCCGAGGCGCTCCGCATCATGTCCGAGCAGGCCGGTGAGCAGTCCGGCGAGCAGGGAACCGAGAGAGGCTGA
- a CDS encoding SDR family oxidoreductase, which yields MTENPSESGRHVFIAGGTSGINLGIAEAYAAAGAQVAVLGRSQEKIDAALERLAGLGSADRVAGFSADVRDAEAVGDALGRAVDRFGTIDVVVAGNFLAPAAEMSPNAFKSVVDIDLLGTFNTVRMAYEHLTRPGASVVAITAAQSWLPSAWQAHVGAAKAGVDQLVRTLAVEWGPEGVRCNAVAPGPIEGTEGMKRLAPTEKSVQAWTDAVPLGRFGTPEDIANAVRWISSPLASYLTGQVISVDGGLQLLGSGTIVSAVTAG from the coding sequence GTGACCGAGAACCCGAGTGAGAGCGGCCGCCACGTCTTCATCGCCGGCGGCACCTCCGGCATCAACCTCGGCATCGCCGAAGCGTACGCCGCCGCCGGCGCGCAGGTCGCGGTGCTCGGTCGCTCGCAGGAGAAGATCGACGCCGCCCTCGAGCGGCTCGCCGGGCTCGGCTCCGCGGACCGGGTCGCCGGCTTCTCCGCGGACGTCCGCGACGCGGAGGCGGTCGGTGACGCGCTAGGGCGGGCGGTCGACCGCTTCGGCACCATCGACGTCGTCGTGGCCGGCAACTTCCTCGCCCCCGCCGCGGAGATGAGTCCCAACGCCTTCAAGTCCGTGGTCGACATCGACCTGCTCGGCACGTTCAACACGGTGCGGATGGCGTACGAGCACCTCACCCGGCCCGGTGCCTCGGTCGTCGCCATCACCGCGGCCCAGTCGTGGCTGCCGAGCGCGTGGCAGGCCCACGTCGGGGCCGCGAAGGCCGGGGTGGACCAGCTCGTCCGCACCCTCGCCGTCGAGTGGGGGCCCGAGGGAGTGCGCTGCAACGCCGTCGCCCCCGGCCCCATCGAGGGCACCGAGGGCATGAAGCGTCTCGCGCCGACCGAGAAGTCGGTGCAGGCCTGGACCGATGCGGTGCCGCTGGGGCGCTTCGGCACGCCCGAGGACATCGCCAACGCGGTGCGGTGGATCAGCTCCCCGCTGGCGTCGTACCTCACCGGTCAGGTCATCAGCGTCGACGGCGGCCTGCAGCTGCTGGGCTCCGGCACCATCGTCTCCGCCGTGACCGCAGGCTGA
- a CDS encoding enoyl-CoA hydratase/isomerase family protein, producing the protein MTTRTSTDSDPGVRIETTGAVLRITWDRPDRYNSLDATMLRTAVEALERAAVDPDVRLVTVTGQGKAFCAGASLRDRPEDTGRDDDLPDTELLDVGNQWALACRAAPQLVVSLVNGVAAGIGTSIAMGADLVVMSSTAYLKNAFESIGLMPDGGATAYLPAILGRNRAMAVAVLGDRIDAEECVRLGIAARCFDAETFPRESEALVARLAAGPTQGYAATKRAIDALALPQLAAALDTERHGQRRLLTTADHAEGVAAFLDKRDAHFTGS; encoded by the coding sequence ATGACGACCCGCACGAGCACCGACAGCGACCCCGGCGTACGCATCGAGACGACAGGGGCCGTCCTGCGCATCACCTGGGACCGTCCCGACCGCTACAACAGCCTCGACGCGACGATGCTGCGCACCGCCGTCGAGGCGCTCGAGCGTGCCGCCGTCGACCCGGACGTGCGCCTGGTGACGGTCACCGGGCAGGGCAAGGCATTCTGCGCCGGCGCCTCGCTGCGGGACCGCCCCGAGGACACCGGTCGCGACGACGACCTGCCCGACACCGAGCTCCTCGACGTCGGCAACCAGTGGGCCCTGGCGTGCCGGGCGGCGCCCCAGCTGGTCGTCTCCCTGGTCAACGGCGTCGCCGCCGGCATCGGCACCTCGATCGCGATGGGTGCGGACCTGGTGGTGATGAGCAGCACCGCGTACCTGAAGAACGCCTTCGAGTCCATCGGCCTCATGCCCGACGGGGGAGCGACGGCCTACCTGCCGGCGATCCTGGGTCGCAACCGCGCCATGGCGGTCGCGGTGCTGGGTGATCGCATCGACGCGGAGGAGTGCGTACGCCTCGGCATCGCCGCACGCTGCTTCGACGCCGAGACGTTCCCGCGCGAGAGCGAGGCGCTCGTGGCGCGCCTGGCCGCTGGGCCGACGCAGGGGTACGCCGCGACCAAGCGCGCCATCGACGCGCTCGCCCTGCCGCAGCTCGCCGCCGCCCTCGACACCGAGCGGCACGGCCAGCGCCGGCTGCTGACCACCGCCGACCACGCCGAGGGTGTCGCGGCGTTCCTCGACAAGCGCGACGCGCACTTCACCGGGTCCTGA